Proteins found in one candidate division KSB1 bacterium genomic segment:
- the fabG gene encoding 3-oxoacyl-ACP reductase FabG, protein MRLQNKVALITGAGNGIGKQTALTFSREGAKVVVADINEDAGRKVVDEILQSDGIATFEMVNVAETEDVVRMVENTVKTYGKIDVLVNNAGIVADARLVKMDLEQWQRVIDINLKGVFLCGQAVAKVMETHKSGGVILNASSVVGLYGNFGQSNYVATKAGVIGMTKTWARELGKKGIRVNAVAPGFIATDILQSVPEKVIKIMVEKTPIGRMGKPQDIANAYLFLASDEASFITGAVLSVDGGIIT, encoded by the coding sequence ATGCGGCTTCAAAACAAAGTAGCCCTCATCACGGGGGCTGGAAATGGTATCGGCAAGCAAACGGCGCTAACTTTCTCACGCGAAGGCGCCAAAGTGGTCGTGGCTGACATCAACGAAGATGCCGGAAGAAAAGTTGTCGATGAAATTTTGCAATCCGACGGCATCGCCACTTTTGAGATGGTAAATGTAGCGGAAACTGAAGATGTCGTTCGAATGGTTGAAAACACTGTCAAGACTTACGGCAAAATCGATGTTCTGGTTAACAATGCTGGTATTGTCGCCGACGCCAGACTGGTAAAAATGGATTTGGAGCAGTGGCAGCGGGTCATTGATATCAACTTAAAAGGCGTATTTCTTTGCGGTCAGGCAGTAGCGAAAGTGATGGAAACGCATAAAAGCGGCGGTGTCATTTTGAATGCCAGTTCGGTCGTCGGATTGTACGGCAATTTTGGCCAATCGAATTACGTCGCTACAAAGGCGGGGGTGATTGGCATGACCAAAACCTGGGCGCGTGAATTGGGCAAAAAAGGAATTCGGGTTAACGCCGTAGCTCCGGGTTTTATCGCCACAGATATTCTTCAGAGTGTACCGGAAAAAGTAATCAAAATAATGGTAGAAAAGACACCCATAGGAAGAATGGGCAAACCCCAGGATATTGCCAATGCCTATCTCTTTCTTGCCTCTGATGAAGCTTCTTTTATTACCGGTGCCGTACTCTCCGTTGATGGTGGAATCATTACGTGA
- a CDS encoding glucose 1-dehydrogenase, whose protein sequence is MSMKNKFDLNGKVAIITGASRGIGEAMARGLAEAGAKVVVSSRKQEAVDEVALAFSKDGFSATGIACNMGKFDDIQALVKKTIDVYAGVDIIVNNAAINPVYGPILKTDTGSFDKTIDVNLKGPFELAKLCYPIMKERGGGSIINISSTAGLTPWQGIGIYSVSKAALIHLSKILAKELGTAGIRVHTVCPGLIKTKLSEALWSDKKVMKKVMHETPLKRIGLPEDLAGLAVFLASEASAHMTGGVYVVDGGMNV, encoded by the coding sequence ATGTCTATGAAAAACAAGTTTGACTTAAATGGCAAAGTCGCCATCATCACCGGCGCCAGCAGAGGCATCGGCGAAGCCATGGCGCGCGGACTGGCGGAGGCCGGCGCAAAAGTGGTGGTGAGCAGCCGCAAGCAGGAGGCGGTCGATGAAGTTGCCCTGGCTTTCAGCAAGGACGGCTTTTCTGCCACCGGCATCGCCTGCAACATGGGCAAATTTGATGATATTCAAGCCCTCGTTAAAAAAACAATTGATGTTTATGCCGGCGTTGATATTATTGTGAACAACGCGGCGATTAATCCGGTTTACGGGCCGATTCTGAAGACCGACACAGGAAGTTTTGACAAAACAATCGATGTGAATTTAAAAGGCCCTTTTGAACTGGCGAAGTTGTGCTATCCAATCATGAAAGAGCGCGGCGGCGGCAGCATCATCAACATCTCCAGTACCGCAGGTTTAACGCCCTGGCAGGGAATCGGGATTTACAGTGTCAGTAAAGCCGCTCTGATTCATTTATCAAAAATTCTGGCCAAGGAGCTCGGGACGGCGGGAATTCGCGTGCACACGGTTTGTCCCGGGTTAATCAAAACCAAGTTGAGCGAGGCGCTCTGGAGCGATAAAAAAGTCATGAAGAAAGTTATGCACGAGACGCCGCTGAAGCGAATCGGCCTGCCGGAAGATTTGGCCGGACTGGCTGTCTTCCTGGCCTCCGAGGCCTCAGCGCACATGACGGGCGGGGTTTATGTGGTGGATGGAGGAATGAATGTGTGA
- a CDS encoding glucose 1-dehydrogenase — protein MKKEKEFQDKTALITGGGSGIGRETALEFSGLGTNVVVSDIDETAGNETVEMLTKAGGDALFVKADVTHSQDVKKIVVESVEKFGSLDFAVNNAGALSAEARTGDYSEEDWRRLIDINLTGVFLCMKYELQQMAKQNNGVIVNMASIAGITGFPRNSAYAASKHGVVGLTKSAAIEYARKGIRINAVCPGYTLTPMAETAMKLRGELEGELEKRVPLGRLGKPEEIAKAIIYLCSDSAAFIGRCLTDCTLNHFFFPNISRTLE, from the coding sequence CTGAAAAAAGAAAAAGAGTTTCAAGACAAAACCGCACTCATTACCGGCGGAGGCTCTGGAATCGGTAGAGAGACAGCCCTGGAATTTTCCGGATTGGGTACAAATGTGGTTGTCTCTGACATCGATGAAACAGCCGGCAACGAAACAGTGGAAATGCTGACAAAAGCCGGCGGCGATGCTTTGTTTGTAAAGGCCGACGTCACCCACTCGCAGGACGTAAAGAAAATAGTGGTAGAGTCGGTTGAGAAATTTGGCAGTCTGGATTTCGCCGTCAACAACGCCGGCGCTCTCAGTGCCGAAGCCCGCACCGGCGATTATTCGGAGGAGGACTGGCGCCGTCTGATAGACATCAATCTCACCGGTGTGTTTCTTTGCATGAAATATGAGCTGCAGCAGATGGCAAAACAGAACAACGGCGTCATCGTCAACATGGCTTCAATCGCCGGAATCACCGGTTTCCCAAGAAATTCGGCCTATGCTGCCAGCAAACATGGCGTGGTTGGATTGACCAAGAGCGCGGCCATTGAATATGCCCGCAAAGGAATTCGCATCAACGCTGTTTGCCCGGGATACACCTTGACGCCAATGGCCGAAACAGCAATGAAGCTTCGAGGGGAACTAGAGGGGGAGCTTGAGAAGCGTGTCCCTCTTGGCCGCCTCGGTAAACCGGAAGAAATTGCCAAGGCCATCATCTATCTTTGCTCAGACAGCGCCGCTTTCATCGGTCGTTGTTTGACGGACTGCACCCTAAACCATTTCTTTTTCCCAAATATATCGAGAACTCTGGAATGA
- a CDS encoding helicase, whose translation MSTDLTFFTNEPGAALVDRFKSTLRAVQFFDVLVGYFRTSGFYQLADSLESVEKIRILVGLNVDRKTFELIDTVRTQTNLDFNSHKDTRNAAMEAVVTEIDASSDEYNTEFGIKKFIEYLTTDCINPEEDKTKGGNGKKLEFRAYPSGNIHAKVYISRYTEDQVSFGSVITGSSNFSESGLIANREFNVELKNRGDVDFALNQFEDLWK comes from the coding sequence ATGAGCACAGATTTAACATTCTTCACAAACGAACCCGGAGCAGCATTAGTTGACAGGTTCAAAAGCACCCTGCGAGCAGTTCAGTTTTTCGATGTATTGGTTGGGTATTTCCGCACCAGTGGATTTTATCAATTAGCCGATAGTTTAGAAAGTGTGGAAAAAATCAGAATACTTGTGGGTCTCAATGTTGATCGTAAAACTTTTGAACTGATTGATACAGTTCGAACTCAAACCAATTTAGATTTCAATTCCCATAAAGATACTCGCAATGCAGCAATGGAGGCAGTCGTAACAGAAATTGACGCTTCCAGCGATGAATACAATACTGAATTCGGAATCAAAAAATTCATTGAATATTTAACAACAGATTGTATTAACCCGGAAGAAGATAAAACAAAGGGTGGAAACGGAAAAAAACTTGAATTCCGTGCTTACCCAAGTGGAAATATCCACGCAAAAGTTTATATATCAAGATACACTGAAGACCAGGTATCATTTGGTTCGGTCATAACCGGCTCAAGTAATTTTTCCGAAAGTGGTTTGATTGCCAACCGTGAATTCAATGTTGAACTGAAAAACCGTGGTGATGTTGATTTTGCGTTAAATCAATTTGAAGATTTATGGAAAG